From Primulina huaijiensis isolate GDHJ02 chromosome 15, ASM1229523v2, whole genome shotgun sequence, one genomic window encodes:
- the LOC140959655 gene encoding alpha,alpha-trehalose-phosphate synthase [UDP-forming] 1-like — translation MRGNKSSDDSKVPSTRIGRLLRERELRISGGLPSTIDGSDVNNVIGISEHDFSGSSFVEQYTEGNGHALDDMIERSDGPIRQRLLVVSNRLPVSAVRGGEDSWSLEISAGGLVSALLGVKEFDARWIGWAGVNVTDEVGQKSLTEALAEKSCIPVFLDEETVHQYYNGYCNNILWPLFHYLGLPQEDRLATTRSFQSQFAAYKKANQMFADVVNKHHEEGDIVWCHDYHLMFLPKFLKDYNSKMKVGWFLHTPFPSSEIHRTLPSRSELLRAVLAADLIGFHTYDYARHFVSACTRILGLEGTPYGVEDQGRLTRVSAFPIGIDSDRFTNALEIPQVQEYIEELKERFSGRKVMLGVDRLDMIKGIPQKILAFEKFLEENPYWRDKVVLLQIAVPTRTDVPEYQKLTSQVHEIVGRINGRFGTLTAVPIHHLDRSLDFHALCALYSVTDVALVTSLRDGMNLVSYEFVACQDSKRGVLILSEFAGAAQSLGAGAILVNPWNISEVSAAIGQALNMSAEGREKRHQHNFEHVTTHTAQRWAEFFVSEMNDAVIEAQHRIREVPPQLVVSDAIKRYLQSYSRLLILGFNATITEPIDTPERRGGDQIKEMELKLHPQLKGPLKKLCSIPNSTVIVLSGSERRVLDDNFGDYDMWLAAENGMFLRSTKGEWRTTMPEHLNMDWVDSVKHVFEYFTERTPRSHFERRETSLVWNYKYADVEFGRLQARDMLQHLWTGPISNSSVDVVQGRTSIEVRTYGVSKGAAMDRILGEIVHSKPINAPIDYVLCIGHFLGKDEDVYTFFEPELPDDSMNSPMNKIPNTIRISDEKRSSPELPLGKNSSESQGENHFDGSNNEKQSAASSSGSSSQSSPENAAWNVLDLKKENYFSCAVNRTRTNARYLINTTDDVVAFLKDMSEASLTNSPSAD, via the exons ATGCGTGGAAACAAGTCTAGTGATGACTCAAAGGTTCCCAGTACTCGAATAGGAAGGCTCTTGAGAGAAAGAGAGCTGAGAATAAGTGGCGGACTTCCTTCTACAATAGATGGTAGTGATGTAAACAATGTAATTGGGATATCTGAACATGATTTCTCTGGCTCTTCCTTTGTAGAACAGTATACGGAAGGAAATGGACACGCGCTTGATGATATGATTGAAAGGTCTGATGGACCTATCAGACAGAGATTGTTAGTGGTTTCCAATAGACTCCCTGTATCTGCGGTAAGGGGAGGCGAGGATTCCTGGTCACTAGAGATAAGTGCAGGGGGACTAGTAAGCGCTCTTCTGG GAGTAAAGGAGTTTGACGCACGATGGATTGGTTGGGCGGGTGTAAATGTAACAGATGAGGTTGGGCAAAAATCACTTACTGAAGCATTGGCTGAGAAG AGTTGCATCCCTGTTTTCCTGGATGAAGAGACTGTGCACCAGTATTACAATGGCTATTGCAACAACATATTGTGGCCTCTATTCCACTATCTTGGACTTCCACAGGAAGACCGTCTGGCAACAACCAGGAGTTTTCAGTCACAGTTTGCCGCATATAAGAAGGCAAATCAAATGTTTGCTGATGTAGTTAACAAACACCACGAGGAAGGTGATATTGTTTGGTGTCATGATTACCATCTCATGTTTCTTCCAAAATTCCTGAAGGATTATAACAGCAAGATGAAAGTGGGGTGGTTTCTACATACTCCCTTTCCATCTTCTGAAATCCACCGAACACTGCCATCTCGATCTGAACTACTACGTGCGGTTCTAGCTGCCGATTTGATTGG TTTTCACACATATGATTATGCAAGACATTTTGTTAGTGCTTGTACTCGGATTCTTGGACTTGAAGGTACTCCTTATGGAGTAGAGGATCAAGGGAGACTAACTCGAGTGTCTGCG TTTCCTATTGGGATTGATTCGGATCGATTCACCAATGCTCTTGAGATTCCTCAAGTGCAGGAATACATCGaagaattaaaagaaagattttctgGAAGAAAG GTAATGCTTGGTGTTGATCGCTTGGATATGATAAAAGGAATCCCTCAAAAGATCCTAGCATTTGAGAAGTTTCTAGAGGAGAATCCGTACTGGCGCGATAAGGTGGTTTTACTTCAAATTGCTGTCCCAACAAGAACTGATGTTCCTGAAT ATCAAAAGCTAACAAGCCAAGTTCATGAAATTGTCGGTCGGATCAATGGGAGGTTTGGAACTTTGACTGCTGTTCCAATTCATCATTTG GATCGTTCTCTCGACTTCCATGCATTATGTGCCCTTTATTCTGTTACTG ATGTAGCACTTGTCACGTCTTTACGAGATGGAATGAATCTTGTTAGCTATGAGTTTGTGGCTTGCCAAGATTCCAAAAGAGGAGTTCTCATCCTGAGTGAA TTTGCTGGAGCAGCACAATCCCTTGGTGCTGGAGCAATTCTCGTGAATCCTTGGAACATATCAGAAGTTTCTGCTGCAATAGGCCAAGCATTGAATATGTCAGCTGAAGGAAGAGAAAAACGTCACCAACATAACTTTGAGCACGTGACTACTCATACTGCTCAGCGATGGGCTGAATTTTTTGTAAG TGAAATGAATGATGCTGTTATTGAAGCTCAGCACAGGATAAGAGAAGTTCCTCCACAACTTGTTGTTAGTGATGCAATCAAGCGCTACTTGCAGTCTTACAGTCGATTACTTATACTG GGTTTCAATGCCACGATCACTGAACCTATTGACACACCTGAAAGAAGAGGGGGAGATCAGATTAAAGAAATGGAACTTAAATTGCATCCCCAGTTGAAAGGACCTCTGAAAAAGCTTTGCAGTATTCCAAATTCAACAGTTATAGTTCTCAGTGGAAGTGAGAGAAGAGTCCTAGATGAT AACTTTGGTGATTATGACATGTGGTTGGCAGCCGAGAATGGGATGTTTCTGCGATCTACGAAAGGAGAATGGAGGACAACAATGCCAGAGCACTTAAATATGGATTGGGTTGATAGTGTAAAG CATGTTTTTGAGTATTTCACTGAAAGAACCCCGAGATCACATTTTGAGCGTCGCGAAACTTCACTCGTATGGAATTACAAGTACGCAG ATGTTGAATTTGGAAGACTGCAAGCTAGGGACATGCTGCAACATCTCTGGACTGGTCCAATTTCTAACTCATCTGTTGATGTTGTCCAAGGGAGAACCTCAATTGAGGTTAGAACTTATGGTGTCTCAAAG GGAGCAGCGATGGACCGCATACTCGGAGAGATTGTTCACAGTAAACCAATCAATGCACCAATTGATTATGTCTTGTGCATAGGTCATTTTTTGGGAAAG GACGAGGATGTTTATACATTTTTCGAACCAGAGCTTCCAGATGACTCAATGAATAGCCCAATGAACAAAATACCCAATACAATTAGGATTTCGGATGAGAAGAGATCGTCTCCGGAGCTTCCATTAGGAAAAAACAGCTCGGAGTCTCAGGGTGAGAATCATTTTGACGGATCAAACAATGAAAAGCAATCAGCAGCCAGTTCCTCAGGTAGCAGCAGCCAGTCGTCCCCAGAAAATGCTGCTTGGAATGTACTTGATCTGAAAAAGGAGAACTATTTTTCCTGTGCTGTGAATCGAACCCGTACTAATGCTCGCTATCTTATCAACACAACAGACGACGTTGTTGCATTCCTGAAGGACATGTCTGAAGCGTCCTTAACCAACTCACCATCTGCTGATTGA
- the LOC140960436 gene encoding kinesin-like protein KIN-14Q — protein sequence MGDFEWHDPLLMTDVSHQEEQDRRENHCKFECSLESSMTGNLDDSSSTKIDGRSVLGFSLTSPDLVLCVGSPDISKQRYEDSPDISNQRYEDSPENPSGGSPINVSLENGIKGSEIRDSIETPLAKMGDLSTESSFELAAPPLVREDLSEYVMRINVGSSTSLPFQDGVPFSEDRGFSGGDTIKTEDPIISDGKECPGLYQTARLGNCSYHFENLESGMYLVDLHFAELVFTAGPLGMRIFDIYLQEQKVISSLDIYASVGANKALVISDLKTYVDRDKVLSIRSEGVNGSPLICGISIRKDSSEIFGDGKLLGRVGSTGMLQFKLSKDIYDNSVDGNFWRLQVEHESQAKELLETKKVLEKLKTDNELKSLECQEAWKSLKELQNELMRKSMHVGSLAFAIEGQVKEKSRWFSSLRYLTQKSKILKMGQIKLSEEASIFKQYVADMEGVKSIVQSTIQQHVELYEDIKCKYLKEAKLTKELYNKVLDLKGNIRVFCRCRPLNAEELAGGASQVVDFESAKDGELTIKSNGISKKTFKYDAVFSPEANQVDVFEDTAPLATSVLDGYNACIFAYGQTGTGKTFTMEGTKDARGVNYRTLEKLFHIIEERKNTFRYEISVSVLEVYNEQLRDLLASDSQTGLNAKRLEIKQVGDGGHHVPGVTEARVNNVSEVWEVLQTGSNFRAVGSTNANEHSSRSHCMHCVIVKGENLLNGECTKSKLWLVDLAGSERIAKTEVQGDRLKETQNINRSLSALGDVISALAAKCPHIPFRNSKLTHLLQDSLGGDSKTLMFVQISPNENDLTETLCSLNFASRVRGIELGPAKRQMDNTEILKFKQMVDKLRQELKSKDLQVKKMEDINHGLEIKMKDKDMKNKNLQDKIKELESQLLVERKLARQHVDSKIAEQQQQQQEKNQQQEEHSCELVRPPLATKTLGSQKAHFENAPSSFGDNNKVPFHLTHKDEHATNDNLTEKENNPDIAEQLQLPKRTGRASLSTAIPKIYEAPVAPRRNSLIPLPSSLRTAKLHPPFLPLRTIQSDKEDDTHEEEKNELLPEQTPSDSPKQQRNSSKKLSSALRRSLQKKINTKSPMQPHMRCIGVNVGMEKVRVSIGSRGKNGQRMLLGKARRTATRRDTQPKQSHREKERGWNIGTLGRTL from the exons ATGGGAGATTTTGAGTGGCATGACCCACTTCTTATGACCGATGTTTCTCACCAGGAAGAACAAGATCGAAGAGAAAATCATT GTAAATTCGAGTGTAGTTTGGAATCTTCAATGACGGGAAACTTAGACGATTCCAGTTCAACGAAGATTGATG GTCGATCTGTCTTGGGATTTTCTTTGACCTCACCTGATCTGGTATTATGCGTGGGTTCACCTGATATTTCTAAACAAAGATATGAAGATTCACCTGATATTTCAAACCAGAGATACGAAGATTCACCTGAAAACCCTAGCGGTGGAAGCCCAATTAATGTTTCTTTAGAAAATGGAATTAAGGGGTCTGAAATCAGGGACTCCATTGAAACCCCATTAGCAAAGATGGGTGATTTAAGTACTGAATCTTCTTTCGAGCTTGCTGCACCACCATTAGTCCGAGAAGATTTATCAGAATATGTTATGAGAATTAATGTGGGATCTTCTACGAGTCTTCCATTTCAAGATGGCGTACCATTTTCGGAGGACAGAGGTTTCAGTGGAGGTGATACTATAAAGACTGAAGATCCCATCATTAGTGATGGAAAAGAATGTCCAGGTCTCTACCAGACTGCTCGGTTAGGGAATTGTTCATATCATTTTGAGAATCTGGAGTCTGGAATGTACTTGGTTGATCTACATTTTGCGGAGCTCGTGTTTACAGCTGGTCCTCTGGGAATGAGAATATTTGACATTTACTTACAAGAGCAAAAG GTTATATCTAGTTTAGATATTTATGCAAGTGTGGGTGCAAACAAGGCCTTGGTGATATCGGATCTTAAAACTTATGTTGATAGGGATAAGGTGTTATCTATTAGATCTGAAGGTGTAAATGGATCCCCATTAATTTGTGGCATTTCTATTCGAAAAGATTCTTCTGAAA TATTTGGAGATGGAAAATTACTTGGCAGAGTGGGATCAACCGGCATGCTACAGTTCAAGTTGTCGAAA GATATCTACGATAATTCCGTTGATGGAAATTTTTGGAGGCTTCAAGTGGAACATGAATCACAAGCAAAGGAACTATTAGAAACAAAAAAGGTTCTTGAAAAGCTAAAGACGGACAATGAACTAAAGAGTCTAGAATGTCAAGAAGCTTGGAAGTCTTTGAAAGAGCTTCAAAATGAGCTTATGCGTAAATCAATGCATGTGGGATCATTGG CTTTTGCAATCGAAGGCCAGGTGAAAGAAAAGAGCAGATGGTTTTCATCACTGAGATACTTGACTCAAAAATCAAAG ATTCTGAAGATGGGTCAAATCAAACTTTCAGAAGAGGCttcaatatttaagcaatatgtGGCAGATATGGAGGGTGTTAAGTCTATTGTTCAGTCCACAA TACAACAGCATGTCGAATTGTATGAAGATATAAAATGCAAGTACCTCAAGGAGGCGAAATTGACAAAAGAACTTTATAATAAGGTTCTGGACTTGAAAG GAAACATTAGAGTATTTTGTCGATGTCGACCTTTGAATGCTGAAGAGCTTGCTGGAGGAGCTTCGCaggtcgttgattttgaatctGCAAAGGATGGCGAGCTAACAATCAAGTCAAATGGGATCTCGAAGAAAACCTTCAAATATGATGCAGTTTTTAGTCCAGAGGCAAACCAAG TTGATGTTTTTGAGGATACAGCTCCACTTGCAACTTCAGTTCTAGATGGATACAATGCGTGTATATTTGCATATGGCCAAACAGGAACTGGTAAAACGTTTACTATGGAAGGAACAAAAGACGCTCGGGGGGTTAACTATAGAACTCTTGAGAAGCTATTTCACATAATTGAAGAGCGTAAAAACACATTTAGATATGAAATATCAGTAAGTGTCTTGGAAGTTTACAATGAACAACTAAGGGATTTATTAGCTTCAGACTCACAAACTGGACTCAATGCAAAGAG GCTTGAGATCAAACAAGTAGGTGATGGAGGGCATCATGTTCCAGGAGTAACCGAAGCTCGTGTGAACAATGTGAGTGAGGTGTGGGAAGTCCTTCAAACAGGAAGCAATTTCAGGGCCGTTGGATCAACTAACGCTAATGAGCATAGTAGCCGATCACATTG CATGCATTGTGTCATTGTGAAAGGAGAGAATCTTCTAAATGGAGAATGCACGAAAAGCAAACTATGGTTGGTTGACTTAGCAGGAAGTGAAAGAATAGCTAAAACGGAAGTTCAGGGCGATAGATTAAAAGAAACACAGAATATCAATAGATCGCTTTCTGCACTCGGAGACGTGATATCCGCACTTGCAGCTAAGTGCCCACACATCCCCTTCAG GAATTCGAAACTCACTCACCTGCTCCAAGATTCATTAG GTGGAGATTCAAAGACATTGATGTTTGTACAGATCAGTCCAAACGAAAATGACCTCACTGAGACTCTTTGCTCATTAAATTTTGCCAGTCGAGTTCGAGGAATAGAACTGGGTCCTGCAAAGAGGCAAATGGACAACACTGAGATCCTCAAATTCAAACAAATG GTCGATAAACTTCGACAAGAGTTGAAGAGTAAAGATCTTCAAGTTAAGAAGATGGAGGATATTAATCATGGTCTTGAGATCAAGATGAAAGACAaagacatgaaaaataaaaatcttcaaGACAAG ATCAAAGAATTGGAATCACAACTTCTGGTAGAGAGAAAGCTAGCACGGCAGCATGTGGACTCGAAAATAGCAGAACAACAGCAGCAACAACAAGAAAAGAACCAACAGCAAGAGGAGCATAGCTGTGAACTAGTGAGACCACCACTTGCAACTAAAACTCTTGGTTCTCAAAAAGCTCATTTTGAAAACGCCCCTAGTTCTTTTGGAGACAACAACAAAGTCCCATTTCACCTAACTCACAAGGATGAACATGCCACGAATGATAACTTGACAGAGAAGGAAAATAACCCTGATATTGCTGAACAATTACAACTTCCAAAGAGAACAGGCCGTGCATCTCTTAGTACAGCTATACCAAAAATTTACGAGGCACCAGTTGCTCCAAGGCGGAACTCTCTAATCCCACTTCCTAGTTCACTCAGAACAGCCAAGTTACATCCCCCTTTTCTACCACTAAGAACAATCCAATCAGATAAGGAGGATGATActcatgaagaagaaaaaaatgagcTTTTGCCCGAGCAGACTCCGTCTGATAGTCCTAAACAGCAAAGAAATTCAAGTAAGAAGCTAAGTAGTGCACTGCGAAGAAGCCTTCAAAAGAAAATTAACACCAAATCTCCAATGCAGCCACATATGAGATGTATCGGAGTGAATGTTGGGATGGAGAAGGTGAGAGTCTCGATTGGGAGCAGAGGGAAAAATGGCCAACGCATGCTGCTTGGCAAGGCCAGAAGAACGGCAACAAGGAGGGATACTCAGCCGAAGCAAAGTCATAGAGAAAAGGAAAGAGGATGGAATATCGGAACACTGGGAAGAACACTATAA